One stretch of Oligoflexus sp. DNA includes these proteins:
- a CDS encoding outer membrane beta-barrel domain-containing protein: MKFRFVRTRLLLTTLLMSLAPATFAIDLKPEEIRGKGQQSPVTILQNRYFTKALRPELGVSYGTITNEAYTDTTLLGFRGAMFLNEWIGVELQSMTAKVADSDDRKALRRITYYRREADGSFVQGILDPEVNQIKKIIDTSAILAPFYGKLNLADFLIVYSDVYFTAGLSRVSTDQGDLNALNYGAGQRFYWAKALSMRIDFKARSYTETRNGADYRKNTYSVDFGLSYYLF, from the coding sequence ATGAAATTTCGATTCGTACGCACGCGTCTTCTTCTGACAACTCTGCTGATGAGCCTGGCACCGGCCACGTTCGCCATCGACCTGAAGCCCGAAGAGATTCGTGGTAAAGGGCAGCAGTCCCCTGTGACTATTCTCCAGAATCGCTACTTTACCAAAGCGCTGCGCCCTGAGCTGGGTGTTTCCTATGGAACCATCACTAATGAAGCTTATACCGATACCACGCTCTTGGGCTTCCGGGGCGCGATGTTTCTGAATGAGTGGATCGGTGTCGAGCTGCAGTCGATGACGGCCAAGGTCGCGGATTCTGATGACCGCAAGGCTCTGCGCCGGATCACCTACTACCGTCGCGAGGCGGATGGCTCGTTCGTTCAGGGGATTTTGGATCCTGAAGTCAACCAGATCAAGAAAATCATCGACACCAGTGCGATTCTTGCTCCGTTTTACGGAAAGCTCAACCTTGCCGACTTCCTGATCGTTTACTCCGATGTTTACTTCACAGCAGGCCTGTCGCGTGTCAGCACGGATCAGGGCGATCTGAATGCTCTGAACTACGGCGCGGGTCAAAGGTTCTATTGGGCCAAGGCCCTTTCGATGCGCATCGACTTCAAAGCGCGCAGTTACACAGAAACACGAAATGGTGCGGACTATCGCAAGAATACCTATAGCGTCGACTTCGGTCTGAGCTACTACCTGTTTTAA
- a CDS encoding tetratricopeptide repeat protein encodes MKLNSITKTLALPILALALASGGMDGYAAPKKEKAKLAKDAAPAKGDMNDYFAESRQGVSPEKLREADALRMQTVASIHKLLATPNMQANRKFELYLRLGELHSERAEYIRDMEMKDYETKYEAWKKTKKGAEPQLTTKSSQAELLKSTEAFRKLVKEFPKHPRTDAALYSLAKTLLLLENDNAVLYFNQLVNQHKDSMLLADTYLALGEFYFYKHDMEKAKDNYKNAMEASKGKPDKEAKVYPFAVYKLGWAYYNSKVKSDKETMENVDKGIAAFKLAIKIAEKDKDSPGNFNLRQEAINDLIMVYAETEKIDEAMEYFNRIGEKESFYDMLERLGNIYEDNGENTKAIDVFGRLLAESPTRPRNPEIHAKLAKLYDTTLNAAALVDNMKRMKALYVDAGSKWIAANATKKDVLDEAVEKTRKNIHRYGTLYHQQGQKLKKKPMLATAAELYKLYLATFPKTEDAYELRYYLADIYFQFEQFENAADEYYTVTQERPKDGKYLKESAFNAVVAIKKIDEATTYQKLPPLGQVSKPIPLPRVKQKMVTMIDNYAALLPKEKEGFPMRYTAAMTWFEYGHYPEGLKRFESIGMDIPDTTQGKSAIKMILTFYAERKDWENLVRYSKKYYDNKAIVATSLKDDLIKAMKTGVFSLGLQQNKENKLAEAAKTFESFQSQFPQDESADAALYNASTAYYKLAKVEDALRVGHLLLKEYPKSKLAPKVSLDMAQTNESLADFDQAAKLYKYYGLNFSKEADSVKALYNAATLYRGLKDYPESINLYKKFISLHGKDNLARTAVLQIAEMNELNKTWGEATQYYNQYAGLWPDRSEQNLVARARLAKIALVSGNRANGLKEIRRLQKDLTTKDAPPALEARRIAAAALIDDIENDYKNFTEIRVTDAARIEKEMASKQERLVGLVARYQEVIELGSGEHTVSSLYHLGVMHENFAKVLFDAPAPKGANQKAIDDYRSSIEKVAFPLRDESNKFFEAAFKRSQEVQTFTEWTRKAYEKMVELQPDKYPAVVEKTTSPTYMSHVMVWDESVADLAN; translated from the coding sequence ATGAAATTGAACAGCATCACAAAAACTCTGGCCCTGCCCATTCTTGCGCTGGCTCTTGCGAGCGGCGGCATGGATGGATACGCTGCCCCCAAAAAAGAGAAAGCGAAGCTGGCGAAGGATGCCGCCCCGGCCAAGGGTGACATGAACGATTACTTTGCCGAGAGTCGCCAGGGCGTATCGCCTGAAAAGCTGAGGGAGGCGGACGCGCTGCGCATGCAGACCGTCGCCAGTATCCATAAGCTTCTGGCCACACCGAACATGCAGGCGAACCGCAAGTTCGAGCTCTACCTGCGCCTCGGTGAACTTCATTCCGAACGCGCGGAGTATATCCGCGATATGGAAATGAAGGATTATGAAACCAAATACGAAGCCTGGAAGAAGACGAAAAAAGGTGCCGAACCACAGCTGACCACCAAATCGTCCCAGGCTGAACTCCTGAAGAGTACGGAAGCCTTCCGTAAGCTCGTCAAGGAATTCCCGAAGCATCCCCGTACCGATGCAGCCCTCTATTCCCTGGCCAAGACCCTTTTGCTGCTGGAGAACGACAACGCTGTTCTTTACTTCAACCAGCTCGTGAATCAGCATAAGGATTCCATGCTGCTGGCGGACACCTACCTGGCCCTGGGTGAATTCTACTTCTATAAGCACGACATGGAAAAGGCCAAGGACAACTACAAAAACGCGATGGAAGCATCCAAGGGCAAGCCTGATAAGGAAGCCAAGGTCTATCCCTTCGCGGTCTATAAGTTAGGCTGGGCCTACTACAACTCCAAGGTCAAATCCGACAAGGAAACCATGGAGAACGTCGACAAGGGCATCGCAGCCTTCAAATTGGCCATCAAAATCGCCGAGAAGGACAAGGATAGTCCGGGTAACTTCAACCTGCGTCAGGAAGCGATCAATGACCTGATCATGGTCTATGCGGAGACCGAGAAGATCGACGAGGCGATGGAATACTTCAACCGTATCGGCGAGAAGGAATCCTTCTACGATATGCTCGAACGCCTTGGTAACATCTATGAGGACAACGGGGAAAACACCAAAGCCATCGACGTGTTCGGTCGTTTGCTGGCGGAATCGCCCACGCGCCCCAGAAACCCTGAAATTCACGCGAAACTGGCAAAACTCTATGATACGACGCTGAATGCGGCCGCCCTGGTCGACAACATGAAGCGCATGAAGGCCCTCTACGTGGACGCTGGCAGCAAGTGGATTGCCGCCAACGCCACCAAGAAGGATGTCCTGGATGAAGCCGTAGAGAAAACCAGAAAGAACATCCACCGCTACGGTACCCTTTATCATCAGCAGGGTCAGAAGCTGAAGAAAAAGCCCATGCTCGCCACGGCGGCGGAACTCTATAAACTCTATCTGGCCACCTTCCCCAAAACGGAAGATGCCTATGAGCTGCGTTACTACCTTGCGGATATCTACTTCCAGTTCGAGCAGTTTGAAAACGCGGCTGACGAATACTATACCGTCACCCAGGAACGTCCCAAGGATGGCAAGTATCTGAAGGAATCCGCCTTCAATGCTGTCGTCGCCATCAAGAAAATCGACGAAGCCACCACCTATCAGAAGCTTCCCCCGTTGGGCCAGGTCTCGAAGCCGATCCCCTTGCCCCGCGTGAAGCAGAAGATGGTGACCATGATCGACAACTATGCCGCTCTTCTCCCGAAAGAGAAAGAAGGCTTCCCTATGCGCTATACAGCAGCCATGACCTGGTTTGAGTATGGCCACTATCCGGAAGGCCTGAAGCGCTTTGAAAGTATCGGGATGGATATCCCCGATACGACCCAGGGCAAGAGCGCGATCAAAATGATCCTGACGTTCTATGCCGAACGCAAGGACTGGGAGAACCTCGTCAGGTACTCGAAGAAGTATTATGACAACAAGGCGATCGTAGCGACCAGCCTGAAGGATGATCTGATCAAGGCGATGAAAACCGGCGTGTTCTCCCTGGGTCTTCAGCAGAACAAGGAAAACAAGCTGGCGGAAGCCGCCAAGACCTTCGAATCCTTCCAGTCGCAGTTCCCTCAGGATGAAAGTGCCGACGCAGCTCTTTACAATGCCTCGACCGCTTACTACAAGCTGGCCAAGGTCGAAGATGCTCTGCGCGTGGGTCACCTCCTGCTGAAGGAATATCCGAAATCCAAGCTCGCGCCCAAAGTGTCCTTGGATATGGCCCAGACCAACGAATCGCTGGCCGACTTTGATCAGGCTGCCAAGCTCTATAAGTACTACGGTCTGAACTTCAGCAAGGAAGCCGACTCGGTCAAGGCTCTTTACAACGCCGCCACTCTCTATCGCGGTCTGAAGGATTATCCGGAATCCATCAACCTTTATAAAAAATTCATCTCGCTGCATGGCAAGGACAACCTCGCTCGCACGGCCGTCCTCCAGATCGCCGAGATGAATGAACTGAACAAAACCTGGGGTGAAGCCACCCAGTATTACAATCAGTATGCCGGCCTCTGGCCCGATCGTTCGGAGCAAAACCTCGTGGCCCGCGCCCGTCTCGCCAAGATCGCTCTGGTCAGCGGCAACCGCGCCAACGGCCTGAAGGAAATCCGTCGTCTTCAGAAGGATCTGACGACTAAGGACGCGCCTCCAGCTCTGGAAGCCCGTCGGATCGCAGCCGCCGCCTTGATTGATGACATCGAGAATGATTACAAGAATTTCACGGAAATTCGCGTCACGGATGCCGCCCGCATTGAAAAGGAAATGGCGAGCAAGCAGGAACGGCTCGTGGGACTTGTGGCTCGCTATCAGGAAGTGATTGAACTGGGCAGCGGCGAACACACCGTGTCCTCGCTCTATCACCTGGGTGTGATGCACGAGAACTTCGCCAAGGTCCTCTTCGATGCGCCAGCGCCGAAAGGGGCCAATCAAAAGGCCATCGACGATTATCGCAGCTCCATCGAAAAGGTGGCTTTCCCCCTGCGTGATGAGAGCAACAAGTTCTTCGAAGCCGCCTTCAAGCGTTCGCAGGAGGTTCAGACCTTCACCGAATGGACGCGGAAGGCTTATGAGAAGATGGTGGAACTGCAGCCTGATAAATATCCGGCTGTTGTCGAGAAAACCACTTCGCCCACGTATATGTCGCATGTGATGGTCTGGGACGAATCCGTCGCCGACCTCGCGAACTGA
- a CDS encoding tetratricopeptide repeat protein — protein sequence MKKLISIALLGVLGLNQGCSTTGQVARIDKEKRKFELQSQDDTKSAMMTNEEGTTQSLVMKLEKRLQANPRDLNAHINLSQTYLAMGRYDRSEKSCRDALRIDPRNETSRKILAQIYYRRGNLEMANIILNGLDAINSKDSQILNLLGMIALRQNKPEFALQAFQEALKNNPSDIAVRMNLGVLYVHYRQLGLAAVEFERILKVMPEHPDANLHMAIIESNRGNLEKAEELYQKVLGMSKNNPVAIFNMAVVEERRKNFDKAIDYLKRYLDTDFAKKKNNQEVFALIEKVRSEKEAATGKRVSDDDIMKLAAKARAGGGPASASTKDKEFVDADPRNQEMEASRAAPAQPQTQSGSTPAASQAAINTDGTTTAPAPAAKAEKPKAETRKKKSYRNDEEEIDDLEKQLK from the coding sequence ATGAAAAAACTGATCTCCATCGCACTCCTGGGCGTACTCGGCTTGAATCAGGGCTGCAGCACCACAGGACAGGTCGCGAGGATCGACAAGGAAAAGCGGAAGTTCGAACTGCAAAGCCAGGACGATACCAAATCCGCGATGATGACGAACGAAGAGGGGACCACCCAGTCCCTCGTTATGAAGCTGGAAAAGCGTCTGCAGGCCAACCCTCGGGACCTGAATGCGCATATCAACCTGTCCCAGACTTATCTGGCCATGGGTCGCTATGATCGTTCAGAAAAATCCTGCCGCGACGCGCTGCGGATTGATCCCCGTAATGAAACATCCCGGAAGATCCTGGCTCAGATTTACTATCGTCGGGGTAATCTGGAGATGGCCAACATCATCCTGAACGGCCTTGACGCCATCAACAGTAAGGACAGCCAGATCCTGAACCTTTTGGGCATGATCGCTCTGCGGCAAAACAAGCCTGAATTCGCCCTGCAGGCCTTCCAGGAAGCTCTGAAGAACAATCCCTCGGACATTGCGGTCCGTATGAACCTCGGCGTGCTTTATGTCCACTACCGTCAGCTGGGTCTGGCCGCAGTGGAGTTTGAGCGCATCCTGAAGGTGATGCCCGAGCACCCCGATGCCAATCTTCATATGGCCATTATCGAATCGAATCGCGGCAACCTCGAAAAGGCTGAAGAGCTTTATCAGAAGGTGCTGGGCATGTCGAAGAATAACCCCGTGGCCATCTTTAACATGGCCGTGGTGGAAGAGCGTCGGAAGAACTTCGATAAAGCAATTGATTATCTGAAGCGTTACCTCGACACCGACTTCGCCAAGAAGAAAAACAATCAGGAAGTCTTCGCTCTGATTGAAAAGGTCCGCTCGGAAAAGGAAGCCGCCACCGGCAAACGCGTATCGGATGATGACATCATGAAGCTCGCAGCCAAGGCTCGGGCCGGCGGGGGACCTGCCTCGGCTTCGACCAAGGATAAAGAGTTCGTGGATGCCGATCCACGCAACCAGGAAATGGAAGCCTCGCGCGCGGCACCTGCTCAACCGCAGACTCAGTCGGGCTCGACTCCTGCGGCGTCCCAGGCGGCGATCAATACCGACGGCACCACAACAGCGCCTGCGCCCGCGGCCAAAGCGGAAAAGCCCAAGGCCGAAACCAGGAAGAAAAAATCCTATCGCAATGACGAAGAAGAGATTGACGATCTGGA